In one Lolium rigidum isolate FL_2022 chromosome 3, APGP_CSIRO_Lrig_0.1, whole genome shotgun sequence genomic region, the following are encoded:
- the LOC124699540 gene encoding flavin mononucleotide hydrolase 1, chloroplatic-like: MVSLIPRAPCFASFLKPTAHASPCSLRLPAMSSSATGPVASAAAEASRPRKMPVLLFDIMDTVVLDPFYHHIPAFFQMSMKELLESKHPTAWSEFEMGLIDESELARKFFNDGRPFDLEGLKKCMVKAYEYIDGVEDILCSLKKNNYEVHAFTNYPVWYQLIEEKLKLSNYLSWTFCSCHIGKRKPSTDFYLGAVDHLNIDPGNCIFIDDRMVNVEAALSVGMAGLHFKNAEVLKNELCALGVELAPLVLQGETEVQ, from the exons ATGGTCTCCTTGATCCCTCGAGCTCCCTGTTTTGCTTCCTTCCTCAAACCCACCGCTCACGCTTCTCCCTGCTCGCTGCGGCTGCCAGCCATGTCGTCCTCCGCCACCGGCCCCGTGGCCTCGGCGGCAGCGGAAGCATCCCGGCCAAGGAAGATGCCGGTACTGCTGTTCGATATCATGGACACCGTCGTCCTGGACCCCTTCTACCACCACATCCCCGCCTTCTTCCA AATGTCCATGAAAGAACTCCTAGAAAGCAAGCATCCAACAGCATGGTCCGAATTTGAGATGGGACTGATTGATGAG agcGAGCTGGCTAGAAAATTCTTCAATGATGGCAGACCATTTGATTTGGAAG GTCTGAAAAAATGCATGGTGAAAGCATATGAGTACATTGACGGCGTTGAAGACATTCTTTGCAGTTTAAAGAAAAATAACTATGAAGTGCATGCCTTTACAAATTATCCAGTGTG GTACCAGTTGATTGAGGAGAAGTTAAAGCTCTCGAACTATTTGTCGTGGACATTTTGTTCTTGTCACATTG GAAAACGCAAGCCTTCAACTGATTTTTATCTTGGTGCTGTGGATCATCTCAATATTGATCCAGGAAACTGCATTTTCATTGATGACAG GATGGTAAACGTTGAAGCAGCCCTTAGTGTAGGAATGGCCGGTTTGCATTTTAAAAATGCTGAGGTCCTAAAGAATGAATTGTGCGCATTGGGAGTTGAATTAGCACCTCTTGTGCTTCAAGGTGAAACTGAAGTACAATAA
- the LOC124696563 gene encoding receptor protein kinase-like protein ZAR1, translating to MRSLLHSSLGIPLLTLLLVLASSPPATPLSADGLALLAFKSAVTDDPSWALSAWSANDTDPCHWPGVACVNTSSSPEPRVAGLAVAGKNLTGYLPSELGSLAFLRRLNLHGNRLSGTVPPSLANATALRSIFLYDNNLTGAFPAALCDLPRLQNLDLSKNSLTGALPPGLARCTQLERLIISNNDFTGAIPAAALPKMASLQLLDLSSNSLTGAIPPELGRLPALAGTLNISRNRLSGGVPPELGHLPATVSLDLRFNNLSGEIPQSGSLASQGPTAFLNNPGLCGFPLQVPCRAAPPSSSSPTAPIAIGPAGGAGGPRQGIKTSLIVLISLADAAGVALIGVIVVYVYWKLRDRRGVDVGDDDDEEGRGLFGCPCMRARSCGDSSDGSDAGGGGGEKKKCGGEDGELVAIDRGFRMELDELLRSSAYVLGKGGKGIVYKVVVGNGTTPVAVRRIGGGTKAPERYKEFAAEAGAVGRVRHANVVRLRAYYWSPDEKLVVTDFINNGNLATALRGRSGQPSLSWSLRLRIAKGAARGLAHLHECSPRRYVHGEVKPSNVLLDSDYNALIADFGLARLLTIAGCADPAAAGAAGIMGGALPYVKPAPDRPNAYRAPEARVPGARPSQKSDVYSFGVLLLELLTGRSPEHASPSGSSASFSVPGAVDGQQPLAPEIVRWVRQGFEDARPLSELADEAVLRDAGARKEVVAAFHVALGCVEADLERRPRMKAVSDKLEKIGSYNLTFATHMHESQWRSGQPSLSWSLRLRIAKGAARGLAHLHECSPRRYVHGEVKPSNVLLDSDYNALIADFGLARLLTIAGCADPAAAGAGGIMGGALPYVKPAPDRPNAYRAPEARVPGARPSQKSDVYSFGVLLLELLTGRSPEHASSSGSSASFSGPGAADGQPQAPEIVRWVRQGFEDARPLSELADEAVLRDAGARKEVVAAFHVALGCVEADLERRPRMKAVSDRLEKIAS from the exons ATGAGGAGCCTACTGCACTCATCACTTGGCATACCGCTGCTGACACTGCTTCTCGTGCTCGcatcctcgccgccggcgacgccgctGTCGGCGGACGGGCTGGCGCTGCTGGCGTTCAAGTCCGCGGTCACCGACGACCCGTCGTGGGCGCTCTCGGCGTGGTCGGCCAACGACACGGACCCGTGCCACTGGCCGGGGGTGGCCTGCGTCAACACCTCCTCCTCCCCCGAGCCGCGCGTCGCCGGCCTGGCCGTCGCGGGCAAGAACCTCACCGGCTACCTCCCGTCCGAGCTCGGCTCGCTCGCCTTCCTCCGCCGCCTCAACCTCCACGGCAACCGCCTCTCCGGCACCGTCCCACCCTCGCTCGCCAACGCCACGGCCCTGCGCTCCATCTTCCTCTACGACAACAACCTCACCGGCGCCTTCCCGGCCGCGCTCTGCGACCTCCCGCGCCTGCAGAACCTCGACCTCTCCAAGAACTCCCTCACCGGCGCGCTCCCGCCAGGGCTCGCGCGGTGCACGCAGCTGGAGCGGCTCATCATCTCCAACAATGACTTCACCGGCGcgatccccgccgccgccctgccgaAGATGGCGAGCCTGCAGCTGCTCGACCTGTCGTCCAACTCCCTCACGGGCGCCATCCCGCCCGAGCTCGGGAGGCTGCCGGCGCTGGCCGGCACGCTGAACATCTCCCGCAAccgcctctccggcggggtgccgccgGAGCTCGGGCACCTCCCGGCCACCGTCAGCCTCGACCTCCGCTTCAACAACCTCTCGGGCGAGATCCCGCAGTCGGGGTCCCTCGCCAGCCAGGGCCCCACGGCCTTCCTCAACAACCCCGGCCTCTGCGGCTTCCCGCTCCAGGTGCCCTGCCGCGCGGCCCCGCCGTCCTCGTCCTCCCCAACGGCCCCGATCGCCATCGGTCcagccggcggcgcgggcggaccTCGGCAGGGGATCAAGACCAGCCTCATTGTCCTCATCTCGCTCGCCGACGCGGCCGGCGTCGCCCTCATCGGCGTCATCGTGGTGTACGTATACTGGAAGCTGCGCGACCGGCGGGGGGTTGACgttggcgacgacgacgacgaggaggggcGGGGGCTGTTCGGCTGCCCGTGCATGCGCGCCAGGTCGTGCGGGGACTCGTCGGACGGGtcggacgccggcggcggcggcggcgagaagaagaagtgcggcggcgaggacggggAGCTGGTGGCGATCGACAGGGGGTTCCGGATGGAGCTGGACGAGCTGCTGCGTTCGTCGGCGTACGTGCTCGGCAAGGGCGGGAAGGGGATCGTGTACAAGGTGGTGGTGGGCAACGGGACGACGCCGGTCGCCGTGCGCCGGATCGGCGGCGGCACCAAGGCCCCCGAGCGGTACAAGGAGttcgcggcggaggcgggcgccgTCGGGCGGGTGCGGCACGCCAACGTCGTCAGGCTGCGCGCCTACTACTGGTCGCCCGACGAGAAGCTCGTCGTCACGGACTTCATCAACAACGGCAACCTCGCCACCGCGCTGCGCG GGCGTTCGGGGCAGCCGAGCCTGTCGTGGTCGCTGCGGCTGCGGATCGCCAAGGGCGCGGCGCGCGGCCTGGCGCACCTCCACGAGTGCAGCCCGCGGCGGTACGTCCACGGCGAGGTCAAGCCCTCCAACGTGCTCCTCGACTCGGACTACAACGCACTCATCGCCGACTTCGGCCTCGCCCGCCTCCTCACCATCGCCGGCTGCGCGGaccccgctgccgccggcgccgccggcatAATGGGCGGCGCTCTCCCGTACGTGAAGCCCGCGCCGGACCGGCCCAACGCGTACCGCGCGCCCGAGGCCCGCGTGCCCGGGGCGCGGCCGAGCCAGAAGTCCGACGTGTACTCCTTCGGCGTCCTGCTGCTGGAGCTGCTCACCGGGCGGTCGCCGGAGCATGCGTCGCCCTCCGGTTCCTCGGCGTCGTTCTCGGTGCCTGGTGCTGTTGACGGGCAGCAGCCACTGGCGCCGGAGATCGTGAGGTGGGTGCGGCAGGGGTTCGAGGACGCGCGGCCGCTGTCGGAGCTGGCCGACGAGGCCGTGCTGCGGGACGCCGGCGCGCGcaaggaggtggtggcggcgttCCACGTCGCGCTCGGGTGCGTCGAGGCCGACCTGGAGCGGCGGCCGCGGATGAAGGCCGTCTCCGACAAGCTCGAAAAGATCGGGTC ATACAATCTAACTTTTGCAACTCATATGCATGAATCACAAT GGCGTTCGGGGCAGCCGAGCCTGTCGTGGTCGCTGCGGCTGCGGATCGCCAAGGGCGCGGCGCGCGGCCTGGCGCACCTCCACGAGTGCAGCCCGCGGCGGTACGTCCACGGCGAGGTCAAGCCCTCCAACGTGCTCCTCGACTCGGACTACAACGCCCTCATCGCCGACTTCGGCCTCGCCCGCCTCCTCACCATCGCCGGCTGCGCGGACcccgcggccgccggcgccggcggcataATGGGCGGCGCTCTCCCGTACGTCAAGCCCGCGCCGGACCGGCCCAACGCGTACCGCGCGCCCGAGGCCCGCGTGCCCGGGGCGCGCCCGAGCCAGAAGTCCGACGTGTACTCCTTCGGCGTCCTGCTGCTGGAGCTGCTCACGGGCCGGTCGCCGGAGCATGCGTCGTCCTCCGGTTCCTCGGCGTCGTTCTCGGGGCCTGGCGCCGCTGACGGGCAGCCGCAGGCGCCGGAGATCGTGAGGTGGGTGCGGCAGGGGTTCGAGGACGCGCGGCCGCTGTCGGAGCTGGCCGACGAGGCCGTGCTGCGGGACGCCGGCGCGCGcaaggaggtggtggcggcgttCCACGTCGCGCTCGGGTGCGTCGAGGCCGACCTGGAGCGGCGGCCGCGGATGAAGGCCGTCTCAGACAGGCTCGAAAAGATCGCGTCGTGA